tttcaGTATTATGACAAACAATATTTTTGAGATTATGAAGAGGATTAATCAATTATGTagctataaaaatataacatacGACATTGATTAATAATATCACCATTCTCTTTTACGTTAAaaaatatcttcctttataTTCTATGCTAGTTAAAACGAAGTATGTCATTCTTTGGGAAGATAATAAGCGGAGAAATTGTTGAAATTAAGAAGAATTACAATTAATTATAAAGTAcagaatacaacgttaacatCAACATTCTCTTTGtcattaaaaaatatcttttttttattctatatgtGTCAAAACAATATATGTAATTCTTTGCGAAGATAATAAGGGAGGAAGTTTAATTAGCGGCTTTCGCTAGAGGATTCAAGAATACTTGTCCGTGTATGGTAGCTTGTTGTATACAAGTAACGTGCTAATATAGAATGCGCCGGCATACGTTGGTAGGTGGCGAAGTAAAATAATCAATGAAGAGGCGAACGGGATCAGGAGGGAGAAAGCGAAAAGAGCTTTATACATTCGCGCCCACGCGGGCCCACGGGTTCTAGTTATTATCCCGCGCTGTTTTTGTTCTTCCTGCCGGTAGAGAGACCTTGCCAGGAATTGGAACGATGGTTCGTATATGGAATCGTCCATTACATATGCGATAGCAATTTAATCTTTATTTTTGCACCAAATAtacaatttattcaaataaaatgtttcttctttttaaagCGATAGGAGAGAAGAAAATATCTGAAGgcttttttttaaatctatgGTTTGTATTCGAAGTTAATGCAAAATTTATCTGCTATATTTTGTACATGTTATGTAATTTATAAAGTTTGTGTTGTTTTTTAGAATCATcaacgaataaaaaatatttgagcgCCCTTTTTACGAGATACCGTTCATATTTGGAATTACAATTTTacttataattttcaataattgaACAATTTATTAAACTAAAATTGTTTTTCGGACATCCTACGATTATTTTGGGCAATCGTTATGAATGACTGGGAATAACTCAGTGCCACAAGAGTAGGAAAAATGAATGCACATAGTATGACCGTAGTCTCAATGAATCAAGGTCCGATGTACGCACATAGAACGCTAGACAGTGAGTGGTTCATTGATTTTGAGGTGTAACGACGCTACGCTGAAGTTTAACGTTCGCGAAACAAGAACGTGATTCTGCTCTCCTGCGATCTTCTCCTAACGAGCCCACGCTTTTTCCTGGAATTCTGCTCACCCGACTTACAACCACTAGTTAATTACTTTCATCGACGGAAGTCGGCATTTACGACGATTGCCCTGCTGCCAATTTGTACTAATTCGGTGAACGAACCGGCGGCTCTCGAAACTTGCGCAGGGTGCTCGGAATATGTCGACATTATTATAAGAAGTAAAAAAGTGTATTTTAATTGTTACATACAGATCTATATGATAACTGGAATATCgcagattaattaatttattagatAGAAATTTTATGTGATCTATAAAATGCGTGGGATTGATCAAATTGGAGAATTGTtgggaaatattaaattttcgtATTATATATAGACAATACATAGAAagtgcaatataacgcataTCTGGTGTTCGAAGATAAACGTCATCCGTCTCCTCCGCTCGTGAAGTCAATTGCAGAGTCAAACACTTGTGATATCTGAGATATCTTTATTGACTTCGATAAGGAGAGAGAATAAGAATCATCGCGATAAGAGTTTAAGCTGAATGGAAAATAATCAATGAGGAAAGATAAGTCTATTACATGAGCGGTCCGATAAATTTAATTCGATTTAACTAATTAGTAGATGCTAACTATTTTCTTCCGGGATCGGGTTTGGAATATACATTACGCTATTTGCTGATAGATATATTCGTCCGGGATGGAATATCGACTTTAGTTGTCTAAACGTTTATTGATGATAAATTTGAAGATTCGCTTTTATATAATTTGATCTGAAAGGTATTGTTTGTCGATTTCTGAAATATTCCTGTTAGTAAATTATTCTACAATTATCTGGAAATAATTTGGATGGTAAATTAGTGATAGCCGTAAGTTTTGAAAAtaacttttaataaaataaaaattatacttaTCGATCGAACTTGGCCGATATTCTCAAAGTTGTAGATGGAGCTTGTGATCAAGTTTCCATGTAACAACCGACTGAGCTCATTCTCCATATTAGTCCATTATTTTCAGCgtagatatttaaaatttgaaaaggaaggaaaatggaaattcaaataatagaaattaatcAACTCAGGCTagagttttaattaattttttcttttttattttatgaagATTTTCTCGGTTGATTTGATTATAGCGTTACGAAGTACATACAGATTATTTTAAAGCATTTGGAGGAGAGACTGCAAGATGTATCGGTTTACTAGGTTTTCGAATTTCGTGGCTCAAGTCTATTTTGCGAGTTTCTAAAGCCTATTGTTTTAAAAAGTCGCAATAATATAGACAAAGATCAAAGCCTATGAGCATGACatagtataaaatatatgtatttgatGATGAAGTGAATAATTATATTCCTTACTGATATCTATTATTGTACTGATAGCAGCGTAACGTTAAAAGAATACTCTgctatttgttaatattaataaaatacatttatgTAAGAATGATGATATTTATTCAGTCATTGAGTAGTTGCACTTTATGGCTTGTTTGGTGCACTCCTAAGTCTCTTGGGAGTAGTATATCGAATGCACAGGAATACTAATATAACTAAAACACTGACGATAGTTATTCCTATTCCCAGCCACAGTTCTCCTCTTACATTGAATTTATGCAGTGCAATCTCGTATAATGCCAGAGCACCATCGGGCGGTTCACAGGCAGCTTGAACTATGATATCCTGCCTCTGAATTTGTTTTGGCTTACAATTGGTCAATTTATTCATAACCTCTGTTTGATGAAGCGGAGGTAACAATAGGGACAAAGACCACTGCATTGGACTGATCTTTTGATACCAGCCTGGCAAGTTCTCCAAATGCAAGGTCACTCCTCCAGCTAATGTCATCTCTCCAATCACAATCCCGGCAAACAAGGAAGCCAAGTACGTCCACTTGCAAGTGTGAGCAAATAATATACAGATTAAATGTTGCAGTATTAGATACAGTAAACCGATTCCGAGATAATTCCATAAGGAAGTCAGGTTCTCATCCGGCACCAGGTGAAGTCCGGACATGGCGTAACCTGGTGCTAAGTAGATCACGTAGACTACGCACCAGGACACTACTCCACAGAGGAGCTGAAAACAATCCATTTAATAAAATGAACGATCGTATGTTACTGTTTTTTAACATTTACCTCTATTAAAATATACACAAATCTTCCATATAAACCATCCTTGATATCTCTTTCCACGTTCGACCTGCAGTCAGCTACTTCACAGATGGCTATTAAGGTTAATGGCCAGAAGAAAATTCCCAAGCTGGCATAGTGAAACCCAACTCGGTCTCTGAGATATAAATTTGAGTCGCCAGATACATCCCAGAATATTGCACCAAGTAAAATACTCAAAGAGGCAGAGATGACGATTTTCCTGAGTAATCTAGTCAGTGTCCATGGTTGACTGTAGATTAGAGTCCTCAGGAGCAACGCATAAATCTGTGAAAATACATTGGGACTGGAAATGGAAGGAGGAAGTGCTCCAGGTGGTCCAGGATCACTTAATCCTGGCAGTCTAGTCCTTGCAAGCTCGGCTAGATGGTCTATCCTTTGAGAGGATTCCAACATGGCTTCCGCAGACAGATCGTCCAGTGTAACTAAATCAACTGGAAAAGAGAATTGctataaatttcaaaataattttgtatacatAGATCGTCGAATGTTATTATAAAAATCACGTACGATAGTAGTCAGAAGGATTCTTAAATGGAGGACACGGGAACTCTGCAAGGGCGAAATATGGCAACATATCCCTCCTGGGACCGGAGTACATGATTCTTCCGCCGGAAGTAAGCGCCACCCTCGAGACCATCGTCAGTATCTCATAAGTAGGCGGGTGCAAAGTCAATACTACTAATCTTTGTCCTCTTCCTGCCCACTGTCTCAAGTATTCTACCATGAAGAACGCGTCGAAAATATCCAAACCATGCGTTGGCCTGTCCAACGCAAGAATATGCGAGTCTTGTAACAAACGACACGCCAGGGCCAGTCTTTTTGCTTCGGAGGTCGTCAACGAGTTCACGAGACAATGTTTGGTCGCCTCTAAACCGAGTTCCTGGAGGATGGCTTCGGCTTCCAGTTTGGAAGTATTTGGACCTCCTCTAAGAAGCATATAAAAGCTTAGCGTCTGCTGAGCAGTTAGACCTGGGCTTAGACTATTTTCCGTGGACAAATAAGCAACTCGAGACCtggaatttataattttactaATGTACAATTTTCGGTTTAAGATAATTTTCGAACAAATATGAATTATACCTTAAGGTTCTATAGGACACGGATCTTCCATTGAGCAAAATATCTCCTCTTTTAATTCTCTTTCTTCCGGCGACGGTTTCCACgatttgttttccttctttctccgtAGTAGCCATAATGGCCAACACCTCAGTAGCTCCTACCTCCAAAGTGATTCCTCGTAAAAGAGGCAAACCATCGGATCCTGAAGCTTCTACTCCTCGTAACTGAAGATGAGGATGTTGAAGACATGGTACAGGTCTCAGAGGTAACGTATAACTCTCTGGACCCAAGATTCCATGCcctgaaaattaattttcctgTTTAGTTATAACGGAAGCTGAAGATAAGATATGGTAGATGAGAAAAAGCACTACTCACCTCTGGACTCGTGGACACCATACCCTGGATCTATAGGCGCAATACTGTGCCTCCTATTCGTTCGAACACCTCCATGAAGAAGATTCGCTTCACTGACACTCCTTAACCTAGGATTCTCCCTTGAAACCGTCAATTGAGAGTGTGCATGTTCTCTAGGAACAATGTGAACATGTCTAAAATCGGGGTCGCTCCTGGCAGACCTCATAGCGGAGGTCCCGTGTGCGGAAGTTCCCGCGTGAGACACCCTACGACCTTCTTCGCTGGAATCGTAACCACTAGATCCATCTCTGTTCCTGGAACTAGGAGGCAGAACCCTTGGCAGACCAAACTTTAGATATGTGTACGAATTGCTGGCCAGAGGACTTTTTGGACCGTATCTAGGGTGTCTGAGAATACTCTGCACTGTGGAATCTCTCAATTGGAAGTTCCCATAGGGAAGAGGAGACTTTTCAGCTGATCCAAGTGCTGAATCGGTGAAATCGGAGTTCAAGTTTTGCCTGGAACAATGATATACTGATTATGacactttttttcttttccttttttcagaTTGAAGATTGAAAGTGAAGTTGGAGAAATAATCACCTGTAGATAGACCAGGCGTGAAGATCCTCGCTAGCTGGAGGCTCCAGGCCTCTGGTGTCCAATGCCCCAGGCACTGAGTACCTCCGTTCCAGCTCCCACGCTTCCGAACCCATGCTTTGTGGTATCTGAACAGTTCAAGCGAGACTAGATGAAACGCATGATGGATTGCATCATGTTCGCAGCTTCGGTAGAACTTCTCGGAAATGCGTGAACGATCTTGGTTAGTTTTTTGTACCTTGCTCGGTCAATGTTAATTGTTCTCTGGTTTAGTCAAAAGAACTTGGTATTTTTCGCAATTACAGTAAATTCGAGATAGTTTGAACTATTGTAATTAAGAACTTCGCATTGTTTTACTTTTTATCTACTTATCTTCCCTATCTTATTTAGAAAGACATAGGTAAATCACcaaaagtaatattttaatgaaaatatgaaCTGGAGTATTTTAGCAAACAGCAGGGAATTTAATGCAGGaaatataacatataaattGTTCCACATGAATGGTGATAAATGCATTTGAACAGAGTTGAGAGCACTATGGCATTCCATAAGCATGCGTGCACACCGTGCGAATAATCGGCGCGCCTTTGAAATTGCTCGCCACTGGAGGCTCGAAATTGTTCACCTCTTGGCCTTCGGTACTACACTGAAAGGAAAGGAACTGGAATCCGTACCAAAACGAATGACAAGAACACCATCGATCACATTCATGTTTATTATAGCTGGTTATCCATCGATATTATTTCCtctttatttgaatatttttttatcaaaaCTGAATCTCTCCTTTTAAGTTATCTTATCAATATTGAAGCATATTTAATAACAATAACTATTATAAGTTCTTATTAGCTTGTGGATAAGTTTCAAGGTACTTCATTTATTATGCTTGATTACTCGAAAGTTTCCATTCAAATTTTGTTTAGTTTTTTTGCAGCAAGTAGAATTCCACGTAGGCAAGAGTTATTTATGAAACCAATGATAATTCATAAAGATGTTACTCGGTCGCATTATCCAAATGctataatatttattagatGCTAGATCACGCAAAATCATTACATGGTGGAGTGACTCCTGGAGCAGTTGCGCGCATCTGACCGTTAATCGTCTTACTTTTTGCCATTTTAGACATCGCTACAAGTTCTTACCATCAAACCGTTACCAAATTAATAAAACGTTTTCAATGTATCCGATCGCTCCCTTTTTAATCGAGATGATTAACGTTATAAACGTCAAATTCAATAATGCATAGTTTAATTCCCTTTCTCGTTAAATTTTCTTTCAGGCATAGTGGAACACGTGCCGTCCTGACTTCAGAACATCGCTGAATATCGTAAAGCGAGCTCGTAGAATATTTATGGAACGACTAGTGCCGATTTCACGAAGACACATCGCTTCACATTTGCAGTGAGTATACGCCAGAGTGCCATTTACTCTTGTATATTCACGTAATTATGCTCATTGCGTCAGCACACGTGGCGAAGAGAAGTTCCCCCAACATTCCTCTTAACGGTGTACCTCGTGATGAATGTGAAAACATGTGTAGTATCCTCGAACTTGAACAATTATATCAGggataaaaatttcatattaaacattcttttatttattataaatttcattgGTTACTCGTTAACAcagaatttttattgaaatttttggTAAAATTGTATTCTGTGTTGGAATTTCGAATTGAAGTATTTTTCAAATACTATCATTGATCGTATCATTGATTTTTGTTAAAAATTGATAAGATGATATTCCCTATACCATAAATATTGGATTGAGATTAGTGAAACAATAATTTGTtccattatttgatcaaacttATTAAAGTGGTAGGCTAGAGCTTACACTTACTACTTTATATCATATATTCTTATTTCTTACAATAATCCATTCtcacaaatttttcaaattactcATTTATAAAGATTTTAAACACTGTGAATTATAACTCAGAATAATGACTAGATTGCGGATTTGTATGCaattataagaaatttaaagatacaaaaatgcatagaatgcaGAAACAAAGTATCCAAAGTTTACTActttttatgatatttaatagGTATATCACATGTCTGTATAGCTCCTACGCTTTTGATTGTATCTATgaagatataaatttgcataaaaatccgcagttttATGATGACATTATTCTAAATACTTTAATGAATCAACAGAGCCTAACAAATCATTTGGAAGATCGAGTAATAAGGATTAATAGGTGCAATAAAATAGCAGTTTGAGATAACGCTCTTTTATATCGGGTGGTCCATGCAAACGGCATTGGTCCACGTCAGATGCCATCATGACATTTTTTTCGTCTGCCAATTGCTTTCCCGTTAGTTGTTGACTCACTTGCCGTGTGTCTGAACGAAACCGAGTATCTTTTCAGCAGCTTCCTCAAACAAAAGACGTTTCTCTGTTATTTTTCTATGACCTAGCCAGTCTGATCAGTTtgtcctctttctttctttgcagGTATTTACAGATGAACAGTTTCTTGATAGATTTCCACATTACATAAAAATTGTTGATGATGGTTAAATTAAAGGCTAGCAAGCAGATGATTATTATTGGGTAATGGATCTTCTTTACCCACGAAACTGTTCTCCCCGCGTCTTCGACATCAGCTGAGATTTTTACTCGTCATCGAGTAACGGTATGGCCGAAGGTAGCCAAGATTCTACGTTATTTCCACTGCTAATCATTGCTCTCCATAGTCGTCCAGCTGCTCTGCTCCATCATCTACCTACAGATTCCTCCGAAGGAATCAAACTTGGATTTCCATAAATCaaattgaattttcaaattcttcGGTTTATTTTGCATAACACCACCGACTAAGTTTTTGTAAAATAGGATTATAAGATGGTAATTCTTTGAATATTCCAGTCTTATCGTTTAAAAACAGGTACGTGTACCCGTATGGAAAGCCATTTGCCACCTGTCACTTGTTTAATCATTGCCAGGACACAACTAGAAATTCCCCGACGAATTCATATTCGTATAGATTTCTCTTTGGCTAATGTATAATGAACCAGTAAGTTGCGATCATCGACCGTAATGTTACCCTACGATTTACGTAACGTCGCGTACAAGCTTGTTTTTTTAGAGCCAAATAACTATCTTGTATTCGAGTTAACTGTTCATTTGCATATCCCGTTTCTGCAACAGTTGTATCAAACTGGCCgccatatatttttctttttattcctgTTTCCTCTAGGTACAAAAGTTTCTGGTTACACTTAGTGAAAAGCGTCGACATATCTCAGGTTCAGTAGAGTATAATCCCAGTCCCGTGTGGAAGCTGATACTTAATTAATATATGTTGGACGGCTCGGTGATTTTCACCGTCAACCACTGAACTACATGCAAATTCACTTTTCAATCCACTGGGCATTAGGCTTTCGTGATGAAAAGCGATAGTTGTGTGCCAGCAGAGCGACCACGTTAAATGGATTATCTATCATGAGCGTGTATGTAACTTGATGAGCTGATAACATTCTTCTCTGTTGCTCCTTctcctttatttccttttcttttttttaaatgagTGTATTGCCAGTTTCAGTCCTTGTCACCGTTTGTGTTCCCATAGATTTAGAGGATTATGGGAGACTAGGCTAACAAGCGGTTCTTACTATGGTGAAACTCGAGAGAAGGAACACTTTATGACGAAGGATTAATTACTTCCTCGTTACTTGATATCTAATAAGTGTTATTCCATCTTTCCCAATTACTATAATTTGTTTTCGATTATAATGGTACCCTTCTCTAGTGTCTAATTTCTCATAAGAACAATTTCTTATATTTCAAACTATTTTCAATGAAGATGTTATTAGATCGTTACATTATCCAATGACACACGTAACTGATATACACACTCTTTTTTGCAGTCTATGAACTATGCAGTTTTCCAGTAGCCTGGCCGACTTGGATAGTTTAGGGAAACGATACTCCGGTTTCGAAATCTCTTCCGCTGGCTGTGAGATTGTCCCACGCACCGATTTCTACGATCGTGCCTCTCGATCTCGTATACACGTGACAGACAGTGTGTCTTAATAAAGTGTGGCCTGGATACCACGTGCAACAAACTGTAGAAAGTCCACCGTATTATCAGATGAATTAGTGCATCGATCAGGCAACGAACCTTGACACTAATGTCATCAGAAACGATAAAAGTACCAGCATGCTTTGGAACTGAAATTAGATTCTGCTGGCTAAGTACGCTTTTTTATCGCATAAAATATCTCATATGAGAATATTTCAAGAATACGGTTCAAAAATTTTCTTATTGATTCAACGAGAATTCTTTTAGcaattttatttaagaattatttTAGCATTTTATTTGATTCCCTGAATGAAAGAAGGTGTCAAAAGGAGCTGGTCTAACAATTCATTTGTTTTATATACCTTTCACTATATACTTTCGTGAACAAAAAGACTAATCAAAATTCTACACCGGTCTTTTTTAATATCTTATGTTTACTTCCGAAGAATTCGATTATTTGTATTCGTTCCGCCATTGAGCCACGCGATGGAGTATGGGACGCTTTATGGAGGCGTACACCGAGGTCAGTGTTGCCGCGTTTTTCAATATTCTATAGGGGTACGCCTGTCTACTGCGAGAGAGGCTTAATTAAAATTGCAAATCAGCCACAGTGCCGTCCATGGCACGTGGAAAAGTGCTGAAGTACATGTCTTGTGCGCTCATTGAAATCTCTGGATAGTAGCGTCGTCGCTAAACAGTTCAAAGTATCTTCCAACCCCATAAAGCCATCGCGAAAAACCGTAGCCGATTCAGCTCAAACGTTATTCTATTCGTACTCTCAACTTTGTTTTCAGCCATTAAAAATTATGACAATTAAAGACTGCATTCACAAGGACGTAAATAGGGTAATTAACAGTTAATATTTAAGATAATTTATCATATCATTCTGCAAACCATTATGACAGCATTATCAAGCTAGTGAAAGCATCGACAGTGAAATGAAAATCATTAGAAGGAAAGTATGGCCACGGAATATTAACCACGCTCTTTTAGTTCCTTTTCTTCGCTAGGCAGAGCCACCCAGTGTTTCATAAGCGACtgatttaaagaaaaattcacggatagataaaaaataattttctttaagAAAAATAGTTCCTAATCTGCGGCTTTCACCGGTACCAGGTAAACCTTTCTCATTATGCAAAATCAGGTTCCCAGTCGTTGAACCATGACTGGCCACGGGATTGTGCCAACCGTTTatattttcccttttttcccGTGTCTAACAAGAATTCGATCATATATGACTTCTCCTCTGTCGTAATAGCATCTTGGGGTACTTGAGTAAAAAATGTTGCAACTACCCATGAATCATGGTTCtctctattattatttttacgcGGAGGGACAACAAACAAACAATAGGTAATTGTTTGACGATCTTTTCTACAAAAATAGTGTTCATGTGCGAGAAGGAGGCACGTCAGGAATTGCGCGTGCCACGAAACCTGATACGTTCCCGGAGATTCTTCATGACAATGACTCACCACCGGTATTCAGGATGAGCTTTCAAGCGAGCCTGGTTGAGTCAAGGTGATGCTGCTTCTCCATTCCGCCGATTGCTCCTGGTCTCCTCTTTTTCGTCTGGTTCCTCCTGATAACTTTGAACGGGAATTTTAAAGACAAACACTGTGTTCGTCAGCTCAGGAATCGCACGACGGAGCCCGCGAACGCATCACCCGATCCGTGATCGCGATACCGCAATGGCATCGGTATGTCCAACGCCGAGAAGCCTTTTCTAAACGCTGCCTTCTGACAGACTTGCCTTCCGAACCTCCAACGAAACCCCCTCTCTGTATTCCCTTCCTTCCTTGTTGGTCTTTCAAGTTCGCAATAGCGTACCTACCAAAAATCTGACCCCTGACTTCTAATTATATCAGTATGAAGCTGGTTGAATATTATTTCTGCCTCTTTTCTTATTTGTAATTACGTTCCATTATTACCAGTATCTACAAAGCATTTAGGGATGATTTACTATAATTGAAAAGGTGTTTAAATCTACTTTCGATTGGGATAAAATTCCATATATAAAGTTGCGAATGCTTGTTAAAGATTAGTAGTTACAGATAAAGTTATTTGAGAGAAGATTTTTCTTTTGTGTGTAATTCTGGAGACTGGGAAAGGAACTGGGGATTGAAATTAACAAGTACACCCTTGAGCTACCACTGATGCTACCTTCCTCCCACCAAACTCGTCTCAAAGGAGACATTCACCTCGTGAAGCCAACTCCCAGCCAGGTATCCTTACCGATGGTTACGTTTTACATGCG
This genomic stretch from Bombus affinis isolate iyBomAffi1 chromosome 16, iyBomAffi1.2, whole genome shotgun sequence harbors:
- the LOC126925438 gene encoding ATP-binding cassette sub-family G member 5 isoform X2: MGSEAWELERRYSVPGALDTRGLEPPASEDLHAWSIYRQNLNSDFTDSALGSAEKSPLPYGNFQLRDSTVQSILRHPRYGPKSPLASNSYTYLKFGLPRVLPPSSRNRDGSSGYDSSEEGRRVSHAGTSAHGTSAMRSARSDPDFRHVHIVPREHAHSQLTVSRENPRLRSVSEANLLHGGVRTNRRHSIAPIDPGYGVHESRGHGILGPESYTLPLRPVPCLQHPHLQLRGVEASGSDGLPLLRGITLEVGATEVLAIMATTEKEGKQIVETVAGRKRIKRGDILLNGRSVSYRTLRGGPNTSKLEAEAILQELGLEATKHCLVNSLTTSEAKRLALACRLLQDSHILALDRPTHGLDIFDAFFMVEYLRQWAGRGQRLVVLTLHPPTYEILTMVSRVALTSGGRIMYSGPRRDMLPYFALAEFPCPPFKNPSDYYLDLVTLDDLSAEAMLESSQRIDHLAELARTRLPGLSDPGPPGALPPSISSPNVFSQIYALLLRTLIYSQPWTLTRLLRKIVISASLSILLGAIFWDVSGDSNLYLRDRVGFHYASLGIFFWPLTLIAICEVADCRSNVERDIKDGLYGRFVYILIELLCGVVSWCVVYVIYLAPGYAMSGLHLVPDENLTSLWNYLGIGLLYLILQHLICILFAHTCKWTYLASLFAGIVIGEMTLAGGVTLHLENLPGWYQKISPMQWSLSLLLPPLHQTEVMNKLTNCKPKQIQRQDIIVQAACEPPDGALALYEIALHKFNVRGELWLGIGITIVSVLVILVFLCIRYTTPKRLRSAPNKP
- the LOC126925438 gene encoding ATP-binding cassette sub-family G member 5 isoform X1, whose product is MGSEAWELERRYSVPGALDTRGLEPPASEDLHAWSIYRQNLNSDFTDSALGSAEKSPLPYGNFQLRDSTVQSILRHPRYGPKSPLASNSYTYLKFGLPRVLPPSSRNRDGSSGYDSSEEGRRVSHAGTSAHGTSAMRSARSDPDFRHVHIVPREHAHSQLTVSRENPRLRSVSEANLLHGGVRTNRRHSIAPIDPGYGVHESRGHGILGPESYTLPLRPVPCLQHPHLQLRGVEASGSDGLPLLRGITLEVGATEVLAIMATTEKEGKQIVETVAGRKRIKRGDILLNGRSVSYRTLRSRVAYLSTENSLSPGLTAQQTLSFYMLLRGGPNTSKLEAEAILQELGLEATKHCLVNSLTTSEAKRLALACRLLQDSHILALDRPTHGLDIFDAFFMVEYLRQWAGRGQRLVVLTLHPPTYEILTMVSRVALTSGGRIMYSGPRRDMLPYFALAEFPCPPFKNPSDYYLDLVTLDDLSAEAMLESSQRIDHLAELARTRLPGLSDPGPPGALPPSISSPNVFSQIYALLLRTLIYSQPWTLTRLLRKIVISASLSILLGAIFWDVSGDSNLYLRDRVGFHYASLGIFFWPLTLIAICEVADCRSNVERDIKDGLYGRFVYILIELLCGVVSWCVVYVIYLAPGYAMSGLHLVPDENLTSLWNYLGIGLLYLILQHLICILFAHTCKWTYLASLFAGIVIGEMTLAGGVTLHLENLPGWYQKISPMQWSLSLLLPPLHQTEVMNKLTNCKPKQIQRQDIIVQAACEPPDGALALYEIALHKFNVRGELWLGIGITIVSVLVILVFLCIRYTTPKRLRSAPNKP